The Cucurbita pepo subsp. pepo cultivar mu-cu-16 chromosome LG05, ASM280686v2, whole genome shotgun sequence nucleotide sequence accaatataaattttttaggtaatatttttcttgcattttttCTATCCTGTTTTTTgagttcatctagatcgagtatTCGCATTGTcgtgcgatcctaacacttTTGACGAAACGGTAAGTACGAACATCtcgttcaaaatcaatttattactATAGACACAACTTGTCTTATTGTACATAAAAGATCAACTTATTACTATAAGCACAACTTGTCTTTTTACCGAATTATGGGTTAGCATTCTATTGTCAATTATTTtaaccgaaaaaaaaaaaaaaaaccccccCATGGATAAAGTTTATCACttttcacaaaataataattacattttcaaatttcttagaGAGTACTAAGAAGCCACAATACAATTCCAGACCTAACTTATGAACACTTCAAATTTCCAAATATATTGCAAGAGCACGAAAATCTAAATCAAAAGCGCCTTTTTGtttccattcttttttcttcagaaaacaaaaagacccaattaaaaaaaaaaaaaaaaaaaaaaaaaaaaaaaaaaNAAAAAGGTGGTACAAATGTCCTAAATGCCCTTCccgaaaagaagaaaaaaaaaaccgaaataaaaccattattattattattatgaaaaccATATAATTCCCAAAAGCATGAACAAAAAAGTTCTTTTTGAATATGAATTGGTTTTTACTTCCACGCATCCAACTCATCCATCTCGCCGCCCACCGCCGGTCAAGTCTTGTGGGGTGGCGCCGTCGTGTCTGAAACAGGAGCAGTGCCCGCCACACCACCGGCGGCTTTGTCCGGTGGGTAGCTACAGTTAACGACGACTTCAGAGAGATGGATTTGGCCTTTTCTTTCCGCGATTTGGCGCTGAGTGGATTTATAAAAGGTGGCGTAGAGAATGAGCTGAACAAGTGCCGACAACGTCCCGAGGCCGTTCGGAatctgaaattaaaaaaaaaaaaaaaaaaaaaaaaaaaaaaaNGTTTTTAACGTCAATAAAAGAATCAACGGCGGATTTATATTTACCGTGATGAACGGATCGAAACGGATACAAGCGTAAGCAGTCCAAACGACGCCGTTGGCTAACGATgcaaaggagagaaaaaacgGCATATATTCCACGCTTTTTGTCTTAATTACCAGTTTCTGAATCACACACAATTCAAAACTCGTGAGGCCACGTCATCAGATTACGtggataatataatataataaaacatattttaatctccataatcaataaataaatatatttttactgACCATGACAGTGAGTGGCGACGCATACATCATGATGTTAAAGACAATACAAACGGTGCCGACAATGGCGGAACGGCGGTGGAAGGAATGAGCCAAGGTGAGGACAAGAAGGGTCAGAACCGCCACGAAGATGACCTCAACTAGCAACACCAGAAGCACTTTCACCCGCTTCTTCTTGCCGTCGGAGTAAACCAAGAAGATGATGACGTAGACAAGCTCGATGACAGTACCGGAGCCGTTGATTGTCACGACGAGTAGGCTTCCCGGGTGCACCATAGGCAGGCCGTACAGCGTCCACATCATGCAGTTTATTAACGTGGCTAGATACGGCATCGGCGAGTACTGCTCCACCGATCCCTTCTTCCATATTTGGATAAAGGTCGGCCTACAAACATCAAGATTAAGAGAAATTTAATGCTCATTTTTGTCTCTATCGGTtgggtttatttatttatttatttatttatttatttatttatttttcctttaatgGGAGACGGAGCGGCATGCAAGAGATTATTAGTCATATAAcagagaattaaaagaaaaaaaattgtgggtCGGCTAGAACTTACACTGGGGAGAGGAACAAGAACAGGGAGATGACATTTCctggaaaaaaagaagcaagaaaTTAGTTGATGGATCGAGAAATGGAGAGGGAAGTAGAGGAAAAGGTGTTTTCAAAGAAACCCACCAAAGATTCCAAGAACGGTGCGAATGGCATCTGGAGAAACCATGGcgaaggaaagagaaaataagatGAAGAAGTGTTGTGCGTGGGAGTGGAAACGAGAGCGTTgtattagtatatatatagaaggGAGTGAAATGCGTTGGTGACTTGTAAGACATGAAATGAATGGGAAGGGAatcaagaaagagagagagataaggAGAGAGCTCGGCGCATCCTTCAAAAactattgtgagatcccaggGAGGTTGATGGAGACGAAACATTCagagatgcattttaaaattgtaagtcTTACAACGTTATATAATAGgtcaaaatgaataatatcaattattaattgGCTTGAgacggttacaaatagtatcagagttagTCACTAGACTgtgtgtgccaacgaggatgcatGCACCGAAGGAGTTAGATGGGTAAGGGTGTGAAATTCCACATCAGTTacagagaagaacgaaacacatttttttataaggatgtggaaacctatccctagtaaacacattttaaaaactttgagggaaagcttaaatagaacaatatctgcaagtGGGGagtttgggtcgttacaattggtaaacgagccagacactgggcgatgtgccagcgaggaggctgagccccgatggggggtggacacgaggcagtgtgccagcaaggacgttggagTTCAAATAGGGTGATTGGGAGGTTTCACATCAAtaggagaagggaacgagtgacagcgagaacgctgagtctcgaaggagagtggattgtgagattctacatcagttcgggaggagaacaaacctctccctatcaaatgcattttaaaaaccctCGAGggaagttttagaaaaagtcaaaaaatgattatatctactaacggtgagCTTAAACTGTTACACTAATGACGGATGACAATACATAATAGattaaagcagacaatatctcaCGGCTACACTTACTCACGGGATTGAATACACTTGTTTagattataataaaaagtacCTAAAGTATGATCCGAAATTAAATATGGAGGGTTGATGTGGTAgataatgaatgaaataaacatTGGTCGGTCCATAGATGACACATAAAATGTCATAATTTGTACATTTTGATGATACTAAAACCAACACGTCACGAACATATCCCTTAATGATGTAGCGAAATGGTGAGAAGGGAAGAGGAGGGAAACTGGAGGGAACAGATGGCGGTTGTGCATGCAGCAGATTCCCACTGAATTTAAGTCCACCTTATCCAAAACTTACCTTGAACATGGTAACTTGTTAAATAGAGTCAAACCCCCACTTATTCtgccttctctctcctctcctctctctctctctctcatttgaatttattactCATTTAGTCAACGTTAAATGTCAAATTTATAGtctccattttaatttcaatttcattattcagattctaataaaaatatgacaCATTTTGACGTgtaaatatgtatttattgtctcaattcaaataaatgcatttaacaaaattagaaaaatcaatattcacAACAAAAAATAGCTTTACTTGTGGAGCTATAATgctttaaatgattaattaacttagaatttaatttaatgcaatcaaaattataaaataagttCTGGtctataattaaatttaaaaataaaaaaaagtgtaagattgaaaataaaggtgaatatatatatatatatataatttatttatttatttaatataaaataagaaatgcaGACGGTAGATCACAAATACCGAGTGAAGCGGTCATGGAGTTATACTAACTCCTGAATGTGGCATTAAACGGGTGCGTTTTGACATTTTAGTAgtgttattatattattattattatcatgtTTCCAATGATATATTGACACGTGTCACAGTGTTTCCAAGTGCAATGAATTAATTTcctactttttccttttttcttttaatttgattatttgggtaaaaaaatagtatttttccCACTAAAATTACAGAGTAATCATAGCAATGattcataaaaagaaaatacattttttttttcaaataattatttgtaattatgtTCGAGTTTACTAGATCGACTAAGATGATAATAGGaagaggtaaaaaaaatagtaaatgagTGTGTATTTTCAATTAAGGGAtcgaatatttaaattctcttcataacttttttaattaaatttcgaCCACATTATTAAGaacattcaaaataaaattcgtAATAacgttaattttaaaaatgacttTAAATTGTTAAATCCCAGTAAgttttgatcaaatatttcaatttattatatgattaacttcaaataataatttaataaataaaaataaaaagtaattaaaaagaatattaggAAGAAAGCCTGGAGAtgtatttaatctttttcatAAGGTGGGATATTGTGTTTATATGTTATTATATATTACATTTATTCCCAATTAATACGACGTTTCTTTTGATGCTCCCAGTTCTGCAGTTCTGATTGACAACACACCACTAGAACAATTCATTGAATCTTATCtgaactgtttttttttttNAAGAAAAatgtcattaatttttttttaagaaaataaattgtcaaattagaaaaattaagtaTATGATTTGAAATCCATAGTTTACACcgtttttaatttcaaaagattattaagaatattattgaaaattaatagttGGAAATGATTCTATGTTGTTTgcaaattttatctttttttcaaaatttagttgGATGCTTCTGGTAGATATTGGATTCATTATTTGgttgtatgttttttttaggtcattcaaatttcaatttgatttgatgTATGAGCCCCACGTCTCTTCATTTGGTTTGATTCTTGCTAGTGACGTTCTAATTCCTTCAACTTATTAAAGTACACTTTTCACCTAATCGTGTTTCCACGCCTTTTGCTATTTCTTCAATTGAGTGGGTTGGTCTTGAGGTTCgagttgaaatattttaattttgtgtttattaaatgaaaaaaaattgtgaagaaTGATAGAATAGGTAGAGTTATCTGTGTCCTATCACCTTGTCACGACGACAACTCTCTActtctaaaccctaaaccctagtTTATGTGAGTTAATACTATCGTGAATATGAACTATTGTCAACCACGCTTGTCaatatccattaaaaaaacattaggtcgtgtaatgatatatttttttttgaatggGTTAATGAACTTTCAAGTTGTGGAAAGTGGTGGttgtttttaagttattttttggGTGCTTTCCACTTTAGGTTATTGTTTTCCAACTTCCAAACACAGGGTGATGCAAATATGGGCAAAAGTTGAATGGATATGGGCCCTCCTAACCAAATGGTCAATCACTTTGGAAAATGAAGGGTCCTCTTTGGTCTTATGGAACATGATTGAGTGCCCTACTTTTTCGTACTTAGCCACTCGATTTGGAACCTTTATGGTGATGCTCTCGATCTCGATCCAAAGTTTTAGTTCCACCTCtctatttccaattttttaatcttaaatttttctccactaatctaaaattttgagttagtTGAATGGACCAGtctcaacatttttaatataattcacAGTctaaccctctattttttattattactcttaaaaaatcatacttaTCCACAATATATTAACAGtgtaactaaaatattaaatattaataagtCACGATTCATCATTATATTagttacaaatgtcaaatattattaattttcataataattttaaagttacgATGCAACCAATAAATGTATTTGCTTATATTCTCGAAGTTAAATAATCTCACATCCACATTTATTGTACtgaaataataacaataataaaatttatgttgaaagttaaaaagagGAATTCCTGTTTTGATGTAAACATTACGGCTCCAATGGGCTTTTAAACGTGGGCTCCAAGTATGAGCCCAGCCCAACAAAATCTAGTATCATCATTTCCTTCCCTAGTCGCTTCTTTAAGGATATCTCgtcttctttatttatttattattttgtagtaCGATAtagggtgtacattcaactcGACAACTCGGATCAATCCAAttcgaactataagggttgagttagttcatttttctaaatccGAACTAAATCAATGTGATTTCGGGTTCGTGGATAAAACGGTTGACccgaaaatatataaactatattaagaatttttttgtattaataaGTTTGTCAGGGTGGTATTTTGTTCACACTTCAATTTGTTTTACAACTGGAcaacccaacctgaaaatagagggttggattgggttgggtaaCCCAACCAActaaacttttgggttgggtaaaaaaaaaatctcttaaCCCAACTTAATCCGTATCATGTGCACTGATCCACTTGGTAGtcaataatttatgaaaattaaattatacaaattagAGTATTTTACCATTGTATTTATCTAAGAaaggtggaaattaatttagtggaaaaCATCATTGTTGTCTTTGTAGCGTCAATTTGCCTTCGCTCCATTTCACTAAGCAGCAAGCGGTGGTGGCGAAAGCCTGTTGAGTGTCGACTGAGAACGCattcaaaaaagaagaaagagaacgGAGGGAGAAAAATTCACCGGCAATTTGGCGGGAAAGCTGAAACCATGAGCTCATCGGCGGTGGATGCGGAGGCGCCCGATCTGGTTTGTCAACTTGACAACGTCCAAGGTCTGGTGGATGCATTCACTGCCGTTCGATGGAAACGCCATCAggtttttcctatttttcttccactttCAGTTACAGTTCTCCCTT carries:
- the LOC111796025 gene encoding bidirectional sugar transporter SWEET4-like; protein product: MVSPDAIRTVLGIFGNVISLFLFLSPVPTFIQIWKKGSVEQYSPMPYLATLINCMMWTLYGLPMVHPGSLLVVTINGSGTVIELVYVIIFLVYSDGKKKRVKVLLVLLVEVIFVAVLTLLVLTLAHSFHRRSAIVGTVCIVFNIMMYASPLTVMKLVIKTKSVEYMPFFLSFASLANGVVWTAYACIRFDPFITIPNGLGTLSALVQLILYATFYKSTQRQIAERKGQIHLSEVVVNCSYPPDKAAGGVAGTAPVSDTTAPPHKT